In Poecile atricapillus isolate bPoeAtr1 chromosome 1, bPoeAtr1.hap1, whole genome shotgun sequence, the sequence TCAGTcggtttattttgtttcaattataaGGCCCAGTCAAGTTGAAATAGGCCTTTCATGTTAAGGActcttgctattttttttttttacatttatttttaagtgatCAGCTATTTAAGAGTATGAAAGGGTTCCTTGTCTTTGGCTGctggttgtttttattttcctctctgtttacATGGACAGCTTTTGAATGTGTTGCAATTTTTAACAAGCTGGGCTTACTTTGTTTAGATCCTAatttacagggtttttttctgaattttaaagtgattttgttttttgtttttttttcttgttttaacaTGGTGAATGATAGATTTGGCTTATAATAAGTGATCACAGTTTTGTGGAAATCTTGATAGTGTCCTCTGTGGCTATTTAAGTACAAGTCCATGTTTTCAGGCAGTTGCTATGGAGCAGGGGAATTCAGCCCAGTGCTgtgaaaaaagggaaggaaaattaaaagtgTAGCTTGATAAGGTATCAAGCTGCAAGTTCACTGACACCTAAATTGCAGCATCGTGATAAACCTTAGCAATGGCCATAAAACTGGCTTTATTCCTCATGTTTGATCTTTTCCATAGGATATGAATCTTATCACTCTTCTCCTTCAGTGATATATAGGGGAAAAGTTACACAGgcctcacacagctctgtgcctggTAATAAAGGCAATATTGATAAAGGTTTGACTTCAGTGGCATGAATATATTGATAGTGGTCCCATTGTCAGCCCTTTAAACAGGGAATTTTACTGCATAAACCCTTTTTCAAATAAAACTCAGGCCCTCTAAAGCTTTATAAATGTGTTAGTCCTGTGTTTAGAAAGTCTTGTGGTTTGGAGTAAAGTAGTAAAGGCAGGaggttggggacactgggattgGCTTCTGTGATTATGCATGGAGGGGTGAATGCAGGAGGTGAAGGTGTATCACAGTGCCACTCTGTCACTCCTCTTCCTCTGAAAGCCAAAGTCTGAAGTGAATCACGGCCTCTGAGAGGGCACAGAGTAAGCAAAAGTAACACAGAACTGATTACCTAGGATAATAGGTgaaaagttggaaaagaccccaaAGAGACAGGTACTCGGTGGGCAAGAGCTTTCTGTGGGCTTTCCAGGCAACCACAAATTTTGTGTGAGCTCTCCCAGCTGAAGAGCAAGGTGAGAACTGCCCTGTGTGCTTGGGAAAAGCTTTCCCTGTGTCTCACTGCTGCACACTCTGTGCCAGAGCAGTCGGGTACATCTGTTAACAtctgcttcctcctcctttgGCAGCGTTTCTAACGTCACCCCTCTCGTTTTTCAGATGAGTGACTTTGGGATCAGGAACATGGATCAAGTAGCTCCTGTGTCAAACATGTACAGAGGAATGCTCAAGGTGAGTACCCTGGAGCTGTCACCTCCCAAATCCAGCCGGTGCTTTTGTTGTGTTCCTGCAGTGCTAGAACAGGAATTGGATAAGCCAAGTGAACATGGGTTTAATTGCTCCCCTGTAATCTTCTGCCAGAGTATTCCCACTGAGTTCCACGGGGATGTGAAAAGCAAGACTGAAATAGGAAGGTTCAGATCTTGCACCCTCAACCCTCTTTCGTTTCCCTAAATACTAAGAACTTGAAAGAAGTAGACAAGAACTGAGTTCAAATTGGCTTGTATTGGTGGAACTTCTGCTGAAATAAAGGTTAAAGATGGGGGAGCAGGAGAGGATTTGTGTCTTTAGTTTGATGAGACTGGCAGAGACCTCTTCTGTTAGGAGTGGTCAGGTTTGGTACTTTCCTGAGCATTGTTTGGAATAAAAGTAGATTGTTCACTTACAACTGTTATTAATGGAAGCCAAATACATTGTAAAAACTCCAAAAGTTATTACATTTCTTTCATCTTTGGGTAGACTGTGTCTgttatttgttttgaaaggaaTTTACAAACTGAGGTCAGCAGACTATAAAGGCTCAGTCTCAAAgggctccctccctcccctttcaTGCAGGTTGCTTTTTAATCCCAATATCAATTTTTTACACAGCATTGATTAATGTTAACCAATTAAAGGTTAGGGAGACCCTTTCTGCTCTCATTAGCTTTGAGGAATGGCCATGGTTTGAAGAATCAGTGAGGCTCTGGGATGCTGGCTGCTCTGACTCTTTATGTCCCCTCTTAGCTTTTTACTcctcacaaaaaaatccaagagaTCCCCCAACTTAACATCTGTGTGCTCTTAACACAGTGGGTATTCTAAGCACTGAATATTCAAGTGTTCAGTTGTCACAGAATTAAGTCAGAGATTTGTGTTCTGCTGTGCTGTAGCTGTTCACGTTCCATTTTATTTCGTTCTGCAGTAGTTACATGTATTGAAAAGCCAAACAAAGTTGTTGTGTAACTGATAGGATGAGCAGAATTCATTCTGCATtgtgttttccctcttttacTACTATTAAATCAAGAACGTGCTTACACAataattttctcccttttgAAATATGAAACTAGCGCGGTATGGATTTTACTCACTCACATGCCACAGCATTTTTTCCAGTGACTCAGGATAAGGGTCAGCTATTTACACAAAATGCAGGAGTTTCCAGATTGTGTTGAAAGAACTTGCCCTTTTTTTTAAGTGCTAGAGATGAGTCAGAGCTTTTATCTAGTAACGTATAAAGAATCTTTTACCAGCAGATTTGGCAGCTGTTATTAACTTGTTTTATTCAGACATGAGTCTTTCCAAGGGCTGGCTTTGACTTGAGTTGGGGAGTACCTGAACCAGAGGTCCACAGTTTGTACCTGCTGGCCAGGAGATTTCTGAATGACCATCATACTGTTTGTGGTGACATGAAAAGTttgggaatgtgaggggaaattAATCCTAATTTGCTATTCCAGGAACATAGTTTAGGTTGCTTTTTGCATTGCACCTGAACACTACCCTGAAAAATCCTTGCCTTGTCCTCAGCTAAATCCACTCCGTTGACACAAGCTGGCAAATCAGTGTTTGCCCAAACCAAATAAACATTTGCAAGTTGCCTTTGTCTCCAGCTCCCTgaagggcaggagctgccacgAGCCAGCTGCAGCTTTCCAGAGCAATGTTCTATCCTCAgctgcctttaaaaaaatctcagtggCCACTTTTATCCATCTTTGCCTGAAGATATTGCAGATACAGTTTCCCTGTGACTAACAAGCAAGTTTCTTAAGTTGTTTTTGAAGttatttcttcctctgctcACATTCCTTCTGCCCCCCAAAGACTGAAGTGGTTGGGGGGAATTTACTAAATTCATTACAGTATTTCAGGCATACACAGCACAAGTCCAGTTTGAAAGGAATTAGGCTTTCAAAATATAACAAAGTTTCTTGAATGTCAGTATATCAGTAGAATCCAATTTATCTGGAGCATTTTTATCAGTCTTGTTTATCCCTTGCTGTAAAATGAAAGTAGAATTGTTTCACTGAGCATCTGAGCACTTGCAAGGCTTAAAAAATGTGGTTGCTGGCAAATCCAGGAAGGCAGAAGTGTAAAAGATGCTACAGCATCCTTCCTCAAGTCCTGTAAAGCTGGCTGTAGCTTCAAGTGATGTGGTTCAGATGAGTTTTAtccttcagaaaacaaaacaaaacaacttcaTAAATCTACTGTAGGTTTTGCACTGGCGGTTTTTCTCATAATTTACTGATCTGCCATCAAATCCTCATCAAGTGGATAATCAATTTAAAAGGGTTAAGGAAATGaggatttctttaaaatataccTGGAAATAAACACGTagttatacacacacacacacacacacacgtgtaTTCTCTATTGTTAAAAGCCTCAATTACAGGAAAAAGCTGAGAATATCTTGATTTGGCTTTACTGTAAGCTGCAGAACATCCCCCACCTCACCCTTATCAGTGGGTTTTAGTCACTGGTAGCAGAAGCTGTGCCCTCATTGTGGTTAAGTTGCAAAGCTGGCTCATTCAAGGTAGTGGTTGTTCGTGATCTCCAGATCTAGGAAACCAAACCCAGACACTTCCTAGCAGTGGAGTTCACTGCTCTCCAGCAAAATGCTTACGTTGTTCTGTATTTATTCTGTTCCTTTGCAGCGTCAGCCAGCGTTTGACACCTTTGACAGCTCAAACTCGCTTTTTGCTGGGTATTTTTTCTCACTCAGTGAAGACCAAACGCTTCAGGAAGTGCCAACAGGATTTGACTCCACTTCTTATGGTAAATCTTCACTTTGCTCCTTAGTCCACTCAGCAGATCAGAAATTTTTGTCTAAGTAACATTTCCTGGGTGTGCAACATGGATTTTCCTAAAAAGATGTGGTTTAATACACAAACTTGTGTGTACATGCTTGGTTTTATTCATGTGAGTTTCTTGGTGGATAGTTGCTGTTTTCTGTACTGGGAAGAAATAGGAACTGGGATTCAGTAGCCtaataaactgatttttttgtgaaagaaGCCTTAGTAGGAGTTTAAGCAGAACTGAGAGTTTAAAAATCTCTAAAAAGAGGGTTTTGTGTATTTGAATTTGCAACATCTCAACcataattaaaatgcaaatattctAAAAGCTGTTTTGATTCTCTGGTGTTAAATCTCAGTATGTTTTATTCCATATCTTAAAAAACAGGGTGGAGATGTTTTAAgatgtttttaagttttatttgtgtgtgtgtaggtCAGTATTCCACCAAGAGTTCCCTATAAATCCTTGCctaaaatccctgaaaaaatgtagatattttaCCTGATGCTGCTTTTATCTCCCcttagggaaaggaaaaaaaaacctccagccCTCAAACCCAGAAAACCACAGGTTCTTTGTTCTAGTGTGATTCTAATCAGTCACCTGCTCTGGTCAGCAAAGCAAGTCCTTGCAGATATTAGGAAGGGTGTGGTAAAAACAGAATTAAGCACAAGTGGAGTCTGTAGATAGTctgggagagcaggaagagctgcacagctctgagctgacTTGGAATCTGCCAAGAGCAgctgggataggggaaggtgtccctgccatggcaaggatggcactggatgggctttcaagtcccttccatcccaaatcattctgtgacaTCGTTCTATGATAAAATGAGGCATCTTCTGGTAAAAATTGACCAATAAGAAAAGCTGAGTGGGAGCTGAATTTATCCTTAAAATAGAATCTTCTTGTAAATTTGAAAGTCAGTGAAGTAGATCAGTGATTTATACTGACACACAATGGTGCCAGCTTTGTGGTTTGATGCATTATTCACCCCCAGCTTGTTACCAGTCACACTTGTTTGGTCCAGATGATGGAATAATCCATTGCACCATGTGCTTGGGTGATGAGATATGATAAGGTCTGAAAATGCAGTGTTGAATAGTGCAAGCTGCCTCTTCACAACCCTGCTGCCAGTTACTTAGCTCTCAAATTAAATAAAGATTGTCTGGAGTTGCAAAGAAGTCTCAGGGCAAATTATGGGTGGTAAAATAGGAACAAGCAGTCTCATttcccttcaaaaaaaaaaaaaaaaaataaagtttccCTGCAACAAAGGCACTTTATGTAACCACTGAGAGTAAATAAGGATCTATGCATGGAAAGCTGCAAAGCTCTAATTAGTGATGCAATCTTATCAAACGAGTAGCACAGAGATTTTAGAGCATGGTGATCTGTGTTTTCCTAAAACACCAACTTTCTAgcatcctttttatttttatttttttttaaattcttcaaacAGCAAAACCCAGTCACTCCTTTCAGTGGCCTGAAGTTAATGTGTCTTCTTCCTCCCCTCCaccccttttcttttcttgcagaGTCGAACAACTGTGAATTGCCTCTGTTAACCCCGTGCAGCAAGGCTGTGATGAGTCAGGCCCTGAAAGATACTTTCAGTGGTTTCACAAAGGAACAGTGTCGGCTGGGTATCCCAAATAGTAAGTGCTTGCTATTTataagcttttttttattttttttattttttttttaatgctaagGAGGAGGCTGAATAGCTGCTCTTTGAAAAGGAAGGAATGATGTCAGTAGGAAATACAAGAATGGATCCTATGTGAATTTGGCACAGCTTGCCGTGGAAAGGCCAGACTTGCTGGTGTTAAAAATGGGTGCATGGAGAGCTCATGCTTTGGCAGCATGAGAGAGAATCAAGCAAGCTGAGGACATCTCTGGTTTCTGCAAGtgaatgcagaaagaaaagagaggactgggttgttttgggtttttttttttaattcaagaaTACATTCATTCTGAATTCATTCAGAACTCAATTACTTGgctaaataattttatttctttttaattcactGCTTTCTAAGGAAGATTACATGGCAAGAGTTACCTCTAAATGTTGGATCCTTCCTGTCTTGCAGATCCCTGGCTGTGGACTGAACAGCAAGTTTGCCAATGGCTTTCATGGGCTACTAATGAGTTCAGCTTGGCAAATGTGAATTTCCATCAGTTTCTTATGAGTGGCCAAGACTTGTGCAACCTGGGCAAGGAGCGTTTCCTGGAACTGGCACCTGACTATGTGGGTGATATTCTGTGGGAACACCTGGAACAGATGATAAAAGGTAGTTAAGAGAGCCAGAAAAAGCTTTTGGTTTGGGGCTCTCCtaacagaaacagaaatgggACTCGATTTCAACACTGGTTTCACTATGAAGGGCTTTAGTGCATATGAAAACTCGAAATGAACTTTAAAACTTGGTTAATAAAAGCATTATCAGCACTGTCAGTACATCCTTGGTATGCAAAGCACAGATCCAGATAGCTGCAGACATTCTGTGTGCAGGCTGAGTACATTTGTGGGCAGGTTTTATTTGGGAAGATCACTGGAATAAATGAGGTTGGGGTACCAGCACTGTAAATACCCCATAAATAAAACAGTTAACCCCATAAATACAAAGCTAACCAACAGTTGGACCTTAAAGCACACTGCAGTTATTGTTGGTTTTAAGTTTTATGTGAAAATGCAGTTGGTGAGATGGTTTCAAAGCCTGTTGGaagttggttgggttttttttagtgtgATTTCTATCATGAGAGAGAATGCAAATAGAGTGTGATACTAAAATTGTTGTGAATGGTGACCCCAAAATACTCACAAGAGTCAGAAGCTTTCTATAGCATACAGGTTGGATCTTTAAAACTATAAAcccaaattttctccatttctcctcTCCCCAGACAGCCAAGAGAAAACACAGGATCAATATGTGGAGAACTCTCACCTCACATCTGTTCCTCACTGGGTCAATAATAATTCCTTAagtaagttttttttaaaaattcgTATTTTGCATCTCTCAGTTTATTCTAAGCACGTCACAGACTCCTGGGTAGAAACAAAAAGCACCAGAATAGGTACTGTGCTTGAACATTTGacttcagctgctccagccttctTTCCTCGTGTTGTTCAATTGTCACCTAATTTATATCGGAAATCATTTGAAGAGCAAAGGctttgagaaaatgaaatttcccTTGCTATGCCAAACCTTCCATCTGTGGTGCAGAATGACCACTCCCATCTCTAGCAAACCAGGGCAAAagctggggaaaaagggaagcAGCAAGAGTTCTGTTTAGGCCTTTTTAAAGGCTCTGGGAGTGTGCTAGAGCTGTTGGAAGTGTGTGGGATGCAGTGCTGGCTCCCTCGGATTGTTTGATTGATGGTGTGTTTTATTCTGCCACAGTCAGGCTTCAGCTCAGCCTGATTACACCACTTAATGGGGAGAGCCTTGCTCAAAACCACTTAAACTTCCCCaattttttctgtagtttccTTGAAGAATGAACAATGGGCATTTGTGGCTGGCAAGTTACAGAGGGGGATTTGCAGAATCTGATTTGGTGTATTTAGTGTATTAGTTTGTTTAAGGGTCTCCAGGGGGAAATCATCTAattctttggtttcttttttcagCTGTTAGCGTAGATCAGAATTCCTATGGAATGCAAATGCCTGGATACCCTAAACCCCTCAGTTATCCCAAACCCAGTCTCCTGACTGACGTCTGTCAGACTTCCACGGCACCGAATCTCCTCAACCCAGAACAAGACTTCCCATTGTTCCCTAAAACCCAAGCAGATGCTGTTGGTGTGAACTACTGTGCAGTAAACCAAGATTTCCCAAGGAGCAATCTCAATTTGCTGATGGATAACTCTGGTGAGTCGTTATCTGCATGATAAACACGAGGCCAAGGCCCCGTTCCGAGCACCTCTTCCTCCTTTGCCTGATTTAtatggacaggctggattgagGGGGagggtaaaaaaaacccaaaaaaccactttctattttatttattttattgttttatttgatAAAAGGCAAGCTGAGAGAACACGAATCCAGCGACAGCGGTGCCGAGAGCTACGAGAGCTCGGATTCCATGCTGCAGTCCTGGAACAGCCAGTCCTCCCTGGTGGATCTGCAGCGTGTGCCATCCTACGAGAGCTTTGAGGATGACTGCAGCCAGTCCCTGTGCCTGAGCAAACCTACCATGTCCTTCAAAGACTACATCCAAGAACGGAGTGATCCTGTGGAGCAAGGGAAACCAGTTATACCAGCAGCCATCCTGGCTGGCTTTACTGGTGAGTGGTGGGGCAAAATGGTCActcctgttttcttctgtagCATCAGTGCTCCCTGTAAGTGGGTGCCACAGGGGTAGGGACCACTAGTcacaaataatttcagttttatatgTGGCTAAACAAAGTCTTGGGGATTATCCACCCAGTGCAGGAACAGACAGGCACGTcagatcaagaaaaaaatcaaatgcagtTTTTGATCTGTTTGAAAAAGAGGAGAGCTTGGACAAAATCTCCCAGATTTGGAAATTCCCACAGGTGTTGTTAAGGCCTTGTTGCTGTAGTCCTTGCTgagattgtttttttcctgtagggTGTTTGCCAAGCCCAAGACTTCAGGACAAGCCCTGGAGCTCAAAATGCAGCTGTTTGGGAGGTGGGAGTGAGGGTTAAGGGATCCACATGAGAGGCAAAGGCATAACTTTTGTCAAATCCTttgtttccatgaaaaaaaactGACTTCATTTTTACATGGGGAGGGAGCAGATTTGTGCTGTGGAGTAAAACCTTAGGTTTCTTTCTGAtctataaaaaagataaatcagATTAATTACCAGGTCTGTGATACGAGTCTGGTCACATACGTTGGTTGTGGTTAGAGCTGGCAGAGGTATTAATTTGTGGTTTTTCTGTGTCTCCTCTTTCCCAACAGGCAGTGGACCTATCCAGCTGTGGCAATTCCTTCTGGAGTTACTGACTGACAAGTCCTGTCAGTCATTCATTAGTTGGACAGGAGATGGATGGGAATTTAAACTTGCTGACCCAGATGAGGTATGTGGCTAATTGGGGTGAAAACAAAGATTTGGGGTCTGATCTGACATCTGTGGGCCCAGTCCTGGCTATAGATGCTGTACATCAAATATGGTAGTGCTGCTTTTGAAGTATTTTGGGAACTTCACTCATTAAAAgtgatgcatttttattttctgatactGTTTCCAGTAGGGAAATTATTGTATTAAGATATGGCATAAAAAGTCCAGTGAAACTTTTtgatgttaaaaaaagaaaagaaaaaagaggggaTAGAAATCATGAGCTCCAAGGAACTTCACAGCATTGAACTTCCAGTAAAGAGTTGTCCCTACTGCCTGATAGCAAATGAGGGGtaaaacagggtttttttgagaGAGCAGATtgtgccagagctccaggagtgtttgcaCAAAAccctcaggcacagggtgggattgttggggtgtctgtgcagagGCAGGAGTTGGGCTTGGTgccttgtgggtcccttccagctcagggtgTTCTGTGATTCGTggggttgtcctgtgcagggccaggagctggactggtGGTGGGGTCACCGTCCCTGGGGGTGTTGAAGACTTggtgtggcactcagtgccatgggctggttgacaaggtggtgttggGTCATAGGCTGGGCTCtgtctcagaggtcttttccagcctggttgattctgtgattccttccAGCTAAGGATATTCTGTGTTTCTCAGGGCTGTCcagtgcagggccaggaattAGATTTTGGTCCCTGTGGGACACTTCCAGCTTGGGATATTCTGTGGTTTCTCCATAAACCTGACCTCCTTAAGCATGTTTTGGCCCATCCCCTGCAAACTGGTGTCCTTTGCTGTCAGCCACCTTCTCCTGGGTGAGAAAATCCCTGAGAGATTTGCTGCTGTTGAGCTCTCTTGTGGGATCAGTCACCAGCTCCTCTCTTGTGAGGTTGGGCCATCCAAAGCAAATGAAATGCTGTGTCTGAGGAAGGGTTTTATTTAACTGGCCGCCGAGGAGCAGACGAGTCGAATAAAGCTGCATTTTGCTCTCTGGCAGGTGGCACGGCggtgggggaggaggaagaacaaGCCCAAGATGAACTACGAGAAGCTGAGCCGGGGCCTGCGCTACTACTACGACAAGAACATCATCCACAAGACGTCGGGCAAGCGCTACGTGTACCGCTTCGTGTGCGACCTGCACAACCT encodes:
- the ETS2 gene encoding protein C-ets-2, with protein sequence MSDFGIRNMDQVAPVSNMYRGMLKRQPAFDTFDSSNSLFAGYFFSLSEDQTLQEVPTGFDSTSYESNNCELPLLTPCSKAVMSQALKDTFSGFTKEQCRLGIPNNPWLWTEQQVCQWLSWATNEFSLANVNFHQFLMSGQDLCNLGKERFLELAPDYVGDILWEHLEQMIKDSQEKTQDQYVENSHLTSVPHWVNNNSLTVSVDQNSYGMQMPGYPKPLSYPKPSLLTDVCQTSTAPNLLNPEQDFPLFPKTQADAVGVNYCAVNQDFPRSNLNLLMDNSGKLREHESSDSGAESYESSDSMLQSWNSQSSLVDLQRVPSYESFEDDCSQSLCLSKPTMSFKDYIQERSDPVEQGKPVIPAAILAGFTGSGPIQLWQFLLELLTDKSCQSFISWTGDGWEFKLADPDEVARRWGRRKNKPKMNYEKLSRGLRYYYDKNIIHKTSGKRYVYRFVCDLHNLLGYTPEELHAMLGVQPDTED